GAGCATTTGAAGAAATTTTTCAAAGGAAATCGGTGGCTTCTCGGCCCCAGCATCGAGAAGACGATCCAGCCCAACCTCTCGGTGTTGAAAGACTGCGGCATCTCAGATCAGAGGATCACACTACTGTTGAAGGACCGTCCGGGGTTTATCGTCCAGAAGCCTGATGCATTAAGGGCATTGATTGATCGTGCCAAGGGGTTGGGAGTTCACCCGGGCTCGACGATGTTTCACTGGGCTCTCTGGGTTCTGTACAAGGTCAGGCAGGAGAAGTTTGATGCCAAATTGGAGGCCATGAGGGGCTTTGGTTGGTCAGAGGCCGAGTTCCTTGCTGCATTCCGAAAGGCCCCTGTTTTCTTGACAATTTCAGTGAGCACGCTGCGGGACAAGATAGATTTCTTGGTGCGGGAGGCAGGCTGCACGCCGTCCTATGTTGCACGCAACCCGGTGCTTCTGACGCTGAGCTTGGCAAAGAGGCTGATTCCAAGAAATCGATacttggaggctttgaagtcaaaAGTTTTGCATGGTGGACAATACGATGTGCGCACGGCCATGGTGAGTTCAGAGAAGAGGTTCTTGCAGTATTATGTGCTCCGACATGTAGATAAATTCCCCGAGCTCAATGAATTATATGCTGAGAGTTTTGAACGGAAAGATGCCCTGTAGTTCTGTACTATAAAACCAGCAGCCTGACGTTTTCCTCCTATCATGTTCTTAGGTATCTATCACTTCTTTACTCTTTGAACATGAAGAATGCTTGTGAACCTGTAACTGGATTGATACAATTTGTTGTAATTGTTTGTTCCTTTTCAATTATAATATAATGTCcaacttttgaaagaaaaaataaaatctcaaatcaatCTTCCAGAATATAGGTAGAGTCAGTTGTTTTGTGGAGCATTATGTTATTCATGAATCTAACAAGCAATGTGAGCCTACAATTGAACTTGAATCATTTGAGTCATACTTGTGAATATGGGTCCATGGTTGTGTTTATTTCTGATGCATGAGAGTGGATTCTTGCTTACAGAATGTTATCTTTAGCTGTTTGTTAGTTTTGGATGAAACTCGAAGCATGTTGAATTGTCGACAAGTATCTTACTACAGAGCTTGACACATCCTTCTTTGGTAATTGAAACTATCTCATAGATCTCTCCATTTGAAATTGCTATTGTTCACTATTAGAATCATATGCAGATCCATAATTACATTGTATGTAGGTGTTTTTATTAGTGCTTTAATTAAAAACCTAGACTTGTAAATAAGTATTTTGGACAATATTGAGTTTTGATGTATAGCATGGAGAAGAGGTTGTTTCCTTGGCATCAGGTCATGCAGACATTGAAGCAGACATTGAAGCCAAGAAGAGTTCCCTATCAGAGATCATAAGCCAATCTTGATCATGAGTTTGTTTAGAGGTGTCCGATGAGGAGTATGTTGTCCGAACAAGGAAAAAGTTCCAAGCTTCTGGAGATGTGTATTACTAGCCAAGACAGGTGCTGCCTAGTCTAGGTTTTGATAGGCCGTGCACAGGGTGGGATGGTCAGTTTGGAGATATACTGAAACCAAATCGATTTaaattggtttcctaaaattgaAATTGAAACCAAACCGACCATCTATAAAACTACTTGAAACAAGCCAAAGAAATTCAGTTTGGTTTATCAAGTTAATGTTCAATGGTTTGGGTAAAATGGGAGGGGTAAATCTAAACATAAAAATTCCATGTTATATAAGGTTGATGTTCGATATGCTAGGCTAACTCCAAAcataaagattttattttatatacagaagaaatacaagaaaaaagttaaaaaattggaatatatatgtatatatttatgggGTCGTGTCAGTTCAGTGTGAATTGATCTTTTAAAAACCCTAACAAAAATGGAACCGAATTTTTCTGGTTCAAGCCTTTCTCAAACCAATTTGGGTTGTTTTTGCAGTTTGGCTGGTTTTCTGCACACCCTAGGTTCTGAGCCCTTTTATGAGAACTCAGGTGTTATTCTTCACTCCTTGAGCAACTTATGCTACATGAGACATTGAGAATCATGATCATTTTTATTCTTCATTGCTATCTTTGTGCATGCATACCTGATGGAGAATCATATGTCCATTTTGCACATGTGAATTTAGAGTAGTTTACATGTCTTCGATAAACTTTGTTGCTACTGACTGATTTTTGGGGCTTTTATgtgtaaatcataatttttcaattaTCCATAATATtgcagttttgaaattaatgactGTGTTTTAATGGAAAGTTAATGGAAAGTGGGTATTTGTTTCTTCAAGAGACATT
This genomic window from Elaeis guineensis isolate ETL-2024a chromosome 13, EG11, whole genome shotgun sequence contains:
- the LOC105056512 gene encoding transcription termination factor MTERF8, chloroplastic: MLKLSSSLSIPSFYLPYLVGAVHCPSTFTTAVAAAAGKLSAEPHFMADYLVASCGLSPEKAAKASKSLRRITSRQQPDSVLDFFKKHGFDDSHLKKLVYWNPRWLAFNVEKTLVPKFRVLHDLGFTGPDLTHIVMSNPVIIDHTLHHIVSKIQVWRGLLGSDEHLKKFFKGNRWLLGPSIEKTIQPNLSVLKDCGISDQRITLLLKDRPGFIVQKPDALRALIDRAKGLGVHPGSTMFHWALWVLYKVRQEKFDAKLEAMRGFGWSEAEFLAAFRKAPVFLTISVSTLRDKIDFLVREAGCTPSYVARNPVLLTLSLAKRLIPRNRYLEALKSKVLHGGQYDVRTAMVSSEKRFLQYYVLRHVDKFPELNELYAESFERKDAL